A part of Onthophagus taurus isolate NC chromosome 7, IU_Otau_3.0, whole genome shotgun sequence genomic DNA contains:
- the LOC111429152 gene encoding structural maintenance of chromosomes protein 6 has protein sequence MGRKRTLSVQENLIDKKRVKQFHSQPTNNNHEHNRKVGTIVRIVLKNFMCHSHLEVTFKNNINFIAGNNGAGKSAILTALVIGLGGKASTTQRGNNIKCLVKAGKTIATIEITILNSGPHAFKPSTYGDEITVIRTLNANGGGGYKVKDSMGHVISQSAKIVHQIVSFLNIQISNPVCVLNQDTARNFLLSNEPKQKFKFFIKASRLEELIEECVKLKSAYHNLKDIFEEKIKLSKEMNSEMKDCKQKIENHKNMLQLEDNYRKLAAEVTWAAIQEKEVEVQKQEDVVEEFQKVVQNYDNIMKNRAKLTEENREKLTELEQKINEIKETISMQSGPIKDIDQQLMKFRVMIKEMNLEKTRLLNMISRDEQNIQQLQENIKNYAKNLSQKEQEKQVRKKDIETHKEQIRLIQDTLETSQNELYQLKSSLSKIEQEENDLMQERRELQRQLDVIKDDIESLKMKSSNSLHLYGRNIPQIMDALNCNKHKFKKMPKGPLGVYIKIKDKKWSVAVEGFLANLLQSFTVDNTADNRCLSQIFNQYCQSSRPPTIITSKYFDVVHNVKPNLVRAPPDCVSLYDIIEVKDSVVMNCLIDQLGIENILLIPSSNRAIELLSERQNVPINCKQGITIKGDRFYPDPNYRSYCSTYHQARYLEVDKAEVIKHNEERFNQVKGKIASVLNQIHMVSVNKKQQQGLVCEVQPRQEQLKRKRDALRANLDRLQLADEPELTNNESLEDELKVLKEKIQEKNVRVETVDTKENSLKQDMGNLQDKKTNLLTNIRSLEERLPPLLTEINRLSDQQKEFNMSKNVENRRKQEAINNVTVARTNLDKMKSSVLRQIESAGGEEKRVQTKKKAKEIEDELKDVDKKLQQLNSLSVDIKEINVRYKLIREKYDQAMESLTAIENGKNKVSSSLRQRSKHYENTRDYFAHFINYNFQQVLEYRQFKGGVVINFEQETLELIVTPQHSSQGPTATTNLSGGERSFSTVAFLYAMWKVLSCPFYFLDEFDVFMDKLNRSKVIEILIQHARGKRDTQFVFLTPQDTSFIQEDDVSLHRLEDPERMNGNL, from the exons ATGGGGAGAAAACGGACACTGTCAGtacaagaaaatttgattgatAAGAAGCGGGTTAAGCAATTTCATTCTCAACCCACTAACAACAATCACGAGCataat aGAAAAGTTGGAACTATTGTAcgaatagttttaaaaaactttatgtGCCATTCTCATTTAGAGgtgacttttaaaaataacatcaattttattgCTGGGAATAATGGAGCTGGTAAAAGTGCAATTTTAACAGCCTTAGTTATTGGATTGGGAGGCAAAGCATCGACCACACAACGaggaaataatataaaatgtttagttaAAGCTGGAAAAACCATAGCTACTATTGAAATCACCATTTTAAATAGTGGCCCCCATGCATTTAAACCATCCACTTATGGAGATGAAATAACGGTTATAAGAACTCTTAATGCAAATGGTGGAGGAGGTTATAAAGTTAAAGATTCCATGGGGCATGTAATTTCACAATCAGCTAAAATCGTACATCAAATTGtctcatttttaaacatacaaATAAGCAATCCAGTTTGTGTTTTAAATCAAGATACAgctagaaattttttattaagcaaCGAACccaaacaaaaattcaaattctttattaaagcCAGTCGTTTAGAAGAATTAATCGAAGAgtgtgttaaattaaaatccgcTTATCACAacctaaaagatatttttgaggAGAAAATTAAG tTATCCAAAGAAATGAATAGTGAAATGAAAGAttgcaaacaaaaaattgaaaatcacAAGAACATGCTACAACTTGAGGATAATTACAGAAAATTAGCAGCTGAAGTTACATGGGCCGCT atacAAGAAAAGGAGGTGGAAGTTCAAAAACAAGAAGATGTTGTTGAAGAGTTTCAAAAAGTTGTACAAAATTACGATaatattatgaaaaatcgAGCGAAATTGACCGAAGAAAACCGAGAAAAACTTAC agaacttgaacaaaaaataaatgaaataaaggaAACGATAAGTATGCAATCGGGCCCAATAAAAGATATTGATcaacaattaatgaaatttcgaGTAATGATTAAGGAGATGAACCTCGAAAAAACTCGATTATTAAATATGATTAGTAGAGATGAGCAAAACATCCAACAACttcaagaaaacattaaaaattatgcaaaaaa CCTATCTCAGAAAGAACAAGAAAAACAAGTTAGgaaaaaagatattgaaaCTCACAAAGAACAAATTAGACTTATTCAGGATACTTTAGAAACAAGTCAAAATGAATTGTATCAATTAAAAAGTAGTTTGAGTAAAATTGAGCAGGAGGAAAATGATCTTATGCAAGAAAGGAGGGAACTTCAACGACAATTag atgttataaaagatgatattgaaagtttaaaaatgaaatcaagCAATTCTTTACATCTTTATGGAAGGAATATCCCACAAATTATGGATgctttaaattgtaataaacaCAAGTTTAAAAAGATGCCAAAGGGACCACTTG gcgtttacattaaaataaagGATAAAAAATGGTCAGTTGCTGTAGAAGGATTTTTAGCGAATCTTTTACAATCTTTCACCGTTGATAATACCGCCGATAATCGCTGTTTATcccaaatttttaatcaatactGTCAATCATCACGACCTCCAACAATAAtaacatcaaaatattttgatgtgGTCCACAACGTAAAACCCAACCTCGTTAGAGCTCCACCTGATTGCGTTTCGCTATATGATATAATTGAAGTTAAAGATTCCGTTGTTATGAACTGTTTAATTGATCAATTAGGAATTGAAAACATTTTGTTGATTCCGTCGAGTAATCGAGCGATTGAGTTACTATCAGAAAGACAAAATGTTCCCATTAATTGTAAACAAGGTATTACAATCAAGGGAGATCGATTTTATCCTGATCCGAATTATAGGAGTTACTGTTCAACTTATCATCAAGCTAGATATTTAGAGGTTGATAAAGCGGaagtaataaaacataatgaaGAAAGATTTAATCAAGTAAAAGGTAAAATTGCTTCAGTATTAAATCAGATTCATATGGTTAGCGTTAATAAGAAGCAACAACAAGGTTTGGTTTGTGAGGTCCAACCAAGGCAGGAACaattaaagagaaaacgtGATGCATTAAGGGCTAATTTAGATAGACTTCAATTAGCTGATGAACCAGAATTAACTAATAATGAATCTTTG gaagatgaattaaaagtattaaaagaaaaaattcaagaGAAAAATGTAAGAGTAGAAACGGTagatacaaaagaaaattcgCTTAAACAAGATATGGGAAATCTCCAAGATAAAAagacaaatttattaacaaatatacGAAGTTTAGAAGAGAGGTTACCACCTTTATTG actgaaataaatcgattaagtgatcaacaaaaagaatttaatatgTCGAAAAATGTAGAAAACCGTCGAAAACAAGAGGCAATTAATAATGTAACGGTCGCTAGAACAAACCTTGACAAAATGAAATCGAGCGTTTTAAGACAAATCGAATCCGCAGGCGGCGAAGAAAAACGCGTACAAactaaaaa aAAAGccaaagaaattgaagatgaaTTAAAAGATGTTGATAAAAAACTACAACAATTAAACTCTTTATCGGtagatattaaagaaattaatgtaAGATATAAATTGATTAGGGAAAAATATGACCAAGCGATGGAATCCTTAACGGCCATAGAGAAtggtaaaaataaagtttcttCGTCGCTTCGGCAACGTTCTAAACACTACGAAAATACTAGGGATTATTTTGCCCATTTTATCAATTACAATTTTCAACAAGTATTGGAATATAGACAATTTAAg GGTGGTGTGGTgataaattttgaacaagaaACATTAGAATTAATTGTAACACCACAACATAGTTCTCAAGGACCCACagcaacaacaaatttatctGGTGGAGAAAGATCGTTTTCCACCGTCGCCTTTTTATATGCAATGTGGAAAGTTCTTTCTTGcccgttttattttttagacgAATTTGATGTGTTTATG GATAAACTAAACAGATCGAAAGTAATAGAAATATTAATACAACACGCCCGCGGAAAACGCGATactcaattcgtttttttaacaCCACAAGATACATCGTTTATACAAGAGGATGACGTTTCTTTGCATAG GTTGGAAGATCCGGAAAGAATGAACGGAAATCTATAA
- the LOC111429155 gene encoding protein lethal(2)essential for life-like: MRSRRIANQLSNVYKTKNLRNGFSFKSKTQQNQTNFHFFKINLNKMSLVPMLFRDWWDDFEINRPSRLLDQQFGLGLRRDDLLNSLSLRTSRYLRPWTTNTTLTRQDSGSTIANEKDKFQVILDVQQFAPGEITVKTNNNSIVVEGKHEEKQDEHGYISRHFVRRYILPCEFEINDVVSSLSSDGILTVTAPKKGVKVVSGERIVPITQTGPAKPTVTPVVESPQPKIEHPA, from the exons ATGCGTTCTAGACGAATCGCGAATCAACTCTCCAACGtatataaaaccaaaaatctccGAAACGGTTTCAGTTTCAAATCGAAAACGcaacaaaatcaaacaaattttcattttttcaagaTAAATTTGAACAAg aTGTCTTTAGTACCAATGCTTTTCCGTGACTGGTGGGATGATTTCGAAATCAACCGTCCATCTCGTTTATTAGACCAACAATTCGGTCTTGGTTTAAGACGAGACGACCTTTTAAACTCTTTGAGTTTAAGAACTTCAAGATATCTTCGCCCATGGACCACAAACACCACCCTCACTCGTCAAGATTCCGGATCAACGATCGCAAACGAAAAAGATAAATTCCAAGTCATCTTAGACGTCCAACAATTCGCACCCGGCGAAATAACCGTTAAAACCAACAACAACAGCATCGTGGTCGAAGGAAAACACGAAGAAAAACAAGACGAACACGGTTATATTTCTAGGCATTTCGTCAGGCGTTATATTTTACCTTGCGAATTTGAGATAAACGACGTCGTGTCCAGTTTGAGTTCTGATGGAATTTTAACCGTTACAGCACCTAAGAAGGGCGTTAAGGTGGTTTCTGGAGAAAGGATTGTGCCTATAACGCAAACTGGTCCTGCAAAACCTACAGTTACACCTGTCGTTGAAAGCCCACAACCTAAAATTGAACATCCTGCTTAA
- the LOC111429163 gene encoding adenine phosphoribosyltransferase, whose amino-acid sequence MASSNSTIFSNVDETSCAASAGPAMKETEIAEHIQLIAKCIKSYPDFPKQGVLFRDVFSILREPKVFPVLRDVLVALTKKLNPIPECIAALDARGFLFGPLIALELKVPFIPIRKKGKLPGEVISQTYTLEYGTDCLEIQKESITKGVNVLVVDDLLATGGSMKAAIDLLEKAGAEVIGCLIIVEIMELNGRGKLTKPVIPIVQY is encoded by the exons ATGGCATCCAGCAATAgcacaattttttcgaacgtTGACGAAACAAGTTGTGCTGCAAGCGCTGGTCCAGCAATGAAAGAAACTGAAATTGCCGAACATATTCAATTAATAGCCAAATGTATAAAGTCGTATCCAGATTTTCCAAAACAAGGAGTACTATTTAG AGATGTATTTTCCATTTTACGAGAACCAAAAGTGTTTCCTGTACTTAGAGATGTTCTTGTAGCACTTACCAAGAAGTTGAATCCAATTCCAGAATGTATTGCAGCTCTTGATGCAAGAGGCTTTCTATTTGGACCACTAATTGCTTTAGAATTGAAGGTTCCATTTATTCCTATAcgtaaaaaaggaaaattaccTGGAGAAGTTATTTCACAAACTTACACACTTGAATATGGAACA gaTTGTTTAGAGATTCAAAAAGAAAGTATTACTAAGGGGGTAAATGTTTTAGTGGTAGATGATTTATTGGCAACAGGAGGAAGTATGAAGGCAGCTATTGATTTACTTGAAAAAGCTGGAGCTGAAGTTATTGgttgtttaattattgttgaGATTATGGAATTAAATGGTAGAGGGAAATTAACTAAGCCTGTCATTCCTATTgtacaatattaa
- the LOC111429153 gene encoding TBC1 domain family member 31, with protein MSFMSLKINPSSLRHKKRFFKVKEGRKDGQILQIQCPKPKYGCYCGQPQLRFTNVAFSKTGQILIMATSKGDVYNFNFTQCRFWHLTNTNSCIFLTFNSINDKEIFIGKNNGTINIIDVESGELLNTLNGHKHPVKSISFAKDNFLGISSSQSEAIIWDLRSCTKLETLNISKSSGLKLVMFAPISDDVLICFNDDTIHIWKYGTFDHIKQIKPALWNKFIIKCLAFTRNGRIVVLAGYSHNLAVFKTDTWTLEKNIVLPPQIRAIKRLDFISNPFDGGSNRVLSILTLNGLIYFYDMLRDIILTQLSFNIEIIRYNSSYDGRFIACITSDGKAYMYLLANYVATDEDCQKKVVNVVQKNSNVKRSLSALYSAKEKIDDVLDVGKLVPILKEYGQYPEMHRFKIWTQILQLPYNVKQYQILNNKFSEIRLNNDLEKKYPIENPILMKNLKKLLIALNLWCPFFSEVTYLPLFVFPFVKMFQNDPLICFEAVITLLMNWCQYWFEYYPLPPVNVLAMVENVLLHHDPTLIQHLIYYNVTSKTYAWSLMQTCFSEVLCSNDWLILWDHILSNEPSFLIMVTVAYSLTQKQRLMQLIELEDFHSIYYKQNCIDIKKLISKSYQLLESTENIFHPRRYLNNFTKLDDNVYPIFNAYPKAVLDYQANINEMKRLKEDKKILDTTNLEYNKLQETKRHIEEYIRLKEVDHFYRKKLEQERANFEKESSRDSKLKEFLGETRDEIIIPNKYGDEKTDLLNPKLFQYLNFYQKIIKTDCAVKAFSLEDSHKVSLPDNYRYKIEKTVNEAYSKAQTVANSEQYLAQLTITTGLGVVDSIMTEVKQKIKECSRENKNLNKKFVDFMMGQIECTERHVEAVLNDLTTNDEENKYQLYDLKDKSERFRRKKQFKGSTGTV; from the exons ATGTCATTCatgagtttaaaaattaatccaaGTTCTTTACGACataaaaagcgattttttaaagttaaggAAGGAAGAAAAGATGGTCAAATCTTACAAATTCAATGTCCCAAACCAAAATATGGGTGTTATTGTGGACAACCCCAATTACGATTTACAAATGTGGCTTTTAGCAAAACCGGTCAAATACTCATTATGGCCACATCAAAAGGAGACGtttacaactttaattttaccCAATGCAGATTTTGGCACCTGACTAATACAAATTCATGCATTTTTCTAACATTTAATTCGATAAATGATAAGGAAATATTTATTGGAAAGAATAATGGGACCATAAATATTATTGACGTGGAAAGTGGGGAATTACTTAATACTCTTAACGGTCATAAACATCCAGTTAAAAGCATATCATTTGCTAAAGATAACTTTTTGGGTATTTCTTCATCGCAAAGTGAAGCAATTATATGGGATTTGAGAAGTTGCACAAAGTTGGAAAcattgaatatttcaaaatcgtcTGGTTTAAAATTAGTCATGTTTGCGCCAATATCTGATGATGTATTGATATGTTTTAATGATGATACGATACATATATGGAAATATGGCACATTTGATCATATTAAGCAGATTAAACCAGCACTTTGgaataagtttattattaaatgtttgGCTTTTACACG aaatGGACGCATCGTAGTTTTAGCGGGATATTCACACAACTTAGCTGTATTTAAAACCGATACGTGGACccttgaaaaaaatatagttttacCACCTCAAATAAGGGCAATAAAAAGATTAGATTTTATCTCAAATCCATTTGACGGCGGTTCAAACCGAGTTCTTTCAATTCTAACCTTGAAcggattaatttatttctacgACATGCTCCGAGACATCATCCTGACTCAATTAAGCTTCAACATTGAAATAATTCGATACAATTCTTCATATGATGGTCGTTTTATTGCTTGTATTACCTCCGATGGAAAAGCTTACATGTACTTATTGGCTAATTATGTAGCAACAGACGAAGATTGTCAAAAAAAAGTGGTGaatgttgttcaaaaaaattcaaatgtaAAGAGGTCTTTGAGCGCGTTGTATTCAGCTAAAGAgaag atCGATGATGTGTTGGATGTTGGGAAACTTGTTCCAATTTTAAAAGAGTATGGTCAATACCCAGAGATGCACCGATTCAAAATTTGGACACAAATTCTTCAATTACCCTACAATGTTAAACaatatcaaatattaaataataaattttctgaaaTCCGATTAAATaacgatttagaaaaaaaatatccgattgaaaatccaattttaatgaagaatttaaaaaaattattgattgcTTTAAATCTTTGGTGCCCATTTTTTTCTGAAGTAACTTATTTGCCATTATTTGTTTTCCCatttgtaaaaatgtttcaaaacgaTCCGTTAATATGTTTTGAAGCGGTGATAACACTTTTAATGAATTGGTGCCAGTATTGGTTTGAATATTATCCACTTCCACCAGTAAACGTTTTGGCGATGGTTGAAAACGTTTTACTTCATCACGATCCAACCTTAATTCAacacttaatttattacaatgttACATCAAAAACATATGCTTGGTCGCTGATGCAAACTTGCTTTTCTGAAGTTTTATGTTCGAATGACTGGTTAATTTTGTGGGATCATATCTTGTCGAATGAaccatcatttttaataatggttaCAGTTGCTTATAGCCTCACACAAAAACAACGTTTAATGCAACTAATCGAATTAGAAGATTTTCACTCGATTTACTACAAACAAAATTGTATcgacataaaaaaattgatttcaaaatcatatcaactttTAGAATCAACCGAAAACATTTTTCACCCAAgaagatatttaaataattttacgaaATTAGATGATAACGTTTATCCGATTTTTAACGCTTACCCTAAAGCTGTTTTGGATTATCAAGCGAATATTAACGAAATGAAACGTttaaaagaagataaaaaaattttagatacaACTAATTTAGAATATAACAAATTACAAGAAACTAAACGGCATATTGAAGAATATATCCGGTTGAAAGAGGTGGATCATTTTTATCGGAAAAAATTAGAACAAGAAAgggcgaattttgaaaaggaaTCTTCGAGAGatagtaaattaaaagaatttttgggAGAAACTCGCGATGAAATTATAATTCCAAATAAATATGGAGATGAAAAAACGGATTTATTGAATCCCAAATTGTTTCAATACttaaatttttaccaaaaaatcataaaaactgATTGCGCTGTGAAAGCGTTTTCTTTGGAGGATTCTCACAAAGTTTCTTTACCCGATAATTATcgatataaaatcgaaaaaactGTAAACGAAGCTTATAGTAag GCTCAAACTGTAGCGAATAGCGAGCAGTATTTAGCTCAATTAACGATAACGACAGGTTTGGGAGTTGTTGATAGCATAATGACGGaagttaaacaaaaaataaaagagtgttctcgagaaaataaaaatttaaataaaaaattt gTTGATTTTATGATGGGACAAATCGAATGTACCGAACGACACGTGGAGGCtgttttaaacgatttaaCAACGAatgatgaagaaaataaatatcaattgtatgatttaaaagataaatcagAGCGGTTTAGAAGAAAGAAACAATTTAAGGGATCAACAGGAActgtttaa